A region of Myxococcus stipitatus DSM 14675 DNA encodes the following proteins:
- a CDS encoding ATP-binding protein gives MSTVRPLLQADLLDVGTPNARAGFRLRRFEVFNWGTFHQRSWHLDLLGESGLLTGDIGSGKSTLVDGLVTLFVPPQKLAYNKAAGAEARERTLRSYVRGQYKSERGETGQGARPVFLRDAPTYSVLLAHFHNEGYGQDVTLAQVMWMREAEGQPAKLYLVADGKLSISEHFSRCGSDLNALKKRLKSLAREVHETFPPYQAAFRRRFGLENEQALDLFLQTVSMKSVGNLTDFVRQHMLPPFDVESRLAALMGHFDDLHRAHEAVLKAKRQAGMLEPLVADHERFTTLSAELEDLKGGREALRPWFSARKAGLFEARLAELEGEREKLRAKAERIQETRARHLADRERLRQSISDNGGDRLETEKAELVRRRHERDERMRKADQYARMAQAVGLPAATELEVFVANTRDLKRERTRTANELSEAQNSRTELAMRLRDLEREHETVSVELEVLRRQRSNIPARFLHLRARLCADLGLPEERLPFAGELLRVRDEARDWAGAIERVLYPLGVSLLVPDDDYARVSQWVDRTHLNARFVYFRVREEAASRGGASRPESLLLKLAFKPGAPQSAWLETHLARQFDYACCETSEQFMRARQALTRMGQVKTGGDRHSKDDRSRIDDPSNWVLGWTNDTKRKVLESAARSRELGVQAASARWAALEQECARLQLRTEQLGQLGVFENFSELDWRLVAGDIHRREERLKALQAESDILQGLSRQLDAVEKDVATVETTLKAVEKEQTRNEEREATTRKLLLACQRTVSECPDTLRSSFPRVARFSEEVLAGAALEADTCDERERQVRDRLQARIDGDGRKLERVRDSLLAAMHAYRTAFPLESQELGAGLEGAPEYVTLLASLRADDLPRFEARFKSLLNENTIREVANFQAQLHRERHDIHERVETINRSLRAIDYNPDRYIVLELVPTVDLDIRAFQQDLRACTEGSLTGAEDDAYSEQKFLEVKRIIERFQGREGQGELDAKWTQRVTDVRNWFSFSASERWRADDQEHEHYADSGGKSGGQKEKLAYTVLAASLAYQFGLQWGETRSRSFRFVVIDEAFGRGSDESATYGLELFRRLDLQLLIVTPLQKIRVIEPYVASVGYVHNEEGRCSRVRNLTLEEYQTERAARSA, from the coding sequence ATGAGCACGGTACGTCCTCTCCTGCAGGCGGACCTGTTGGACGTCGGCACCCCCAACGCGCGAGCGGGGTTCCGCCTTCGTCGGTTCGAGGTCTTCAACTGGGGCACGTTCCACCAGCGCTCATGGCACCTGGACCTGCTGGGGGAGAGCGGGCTGCTCACGGGGGATATCGGCTCGGGCAAGTCGACGCTGGTGGATGGGTTGGTGACGCTGTTCGTCCCGCCGCAGAAGCTGGCCTACAACAAGGCCGCGGGGGCGGAGGCGCGTGAGCGCACGCTGCGCTCCTACGTGCGAGGCCAGTACAAGTCCGAGCGAGGAGAGACGGGGCAGGGGGCTCGGCCCGTCTTCCTGCGCGATGCGCCGACCTACTCGGTGCTGCTCGCTCACTTCCACAATGAGGGGTACGGACAGGACGTCACGCTCGCGCAGGTGATGTGGATGCGCGAGGCGGAGGGACAGCCGGCGAAGCTGTACCTCGTCGCGGATGGGAAGCTCTCCATCTCCGAGCACTTCTCGCGCTGTGGCTCCGACCTGAATGCGCTGAAGAAGCGCCTCAAGTCGCTCGCTCGGGAGGTGCATGAGACATTTCCGCCGTATCAAGCCGCGTTCCGCCGGCGCTTCGGGCTGGAGAATGAGCAGGCGTTGGACCTGTTCCTCCAGACGGTGTCGATGAAGTCCGTGGGCAACCTGACGGACTTCGTGCGCCAGCACATGCTGCCGCCCTTCGATGTGGAGTCCCGGCTGGCGGCGCTCATGGGCCACTTCGACGACCTGCACCGTGCCCACGAAGCCGTGCTCAAGGCAAAGCGGCAGGCGGGGATGCTCGAGCCGTTGGTGGCGGACCACGAGCGCTTCACCACGCTGTCCGCGGAGCTGGAGGACCTCAAGGGGGGCCGTGAGGCCCTGCGGCCGTGGTTCTCCGCGCGGAAGGCGGGGCTGTTCGAGGCCCGGCTGGCGGAGCTGGAAGGGGAGCGCGAGAAGCTGCGCGCGAAGGCGGAGCGAATCCAGGAGACACGAGCGCGGCACCTCGCCGACAGGGAGCGGCTCCGTCAGTCCATCTCGGACAACGGAGGCGACCGGCTGGAGACCGAGAAGGCGGAGCTGGTCCGGCGCCGGCACGAGCGGGACGAGCGCATGCGGAAGGCGGACCAGTACGCGCGAATGGCCCAGGCCGTGGGGCTCCCCGCGGCGACGGAGCTGGAGGTCTTCGTGGCCAACACGCGCGACCTCAAGCGCGAGCGCACCCGCACCGCGAACGAGCTGTCCGAGGCCCAGAACTCGCGCACCGAGCTCGCGATGCGCCTGCGTGACCTCGAGAGGGAGCACGAGACGGTCTCGGTCGAGCTGGAGGTCTTGCGCCGCCAGCGCTCCAACATCCCCGCGCGCTTCCTTCACCTGCGCGCGAGGTTGTGCGCGGACCTGGGCCTGCCCGAGGAGCGGTTGCCCTTCGCGGGGGAGCTGCTGCGAGTGCGCGATGAGGCGCGGGACTGGGCGGGCGCCATCGAGCGTGTGCTGTACCCGCTGGGGGTCTCCCTGCTCGTCCCCGACGACGACTATGCGCGGGTAAGCCAGTGGGTGGACCGCACGCATCTGAATGCGCGCTTCGTCTACTTCCGCGTCCGGGAAGAAGCCGCGTCCCGCGGGGGGGCGTCGCGGCCAGAGTCGCTGCTGCTCAAGCTCGCATTCAAGCCAGGTGCCCCGCAGTCGGCCTGGTTGGAGACGCATCTGGCCCGTCAGTTCGACTACGCCTGCTGTGAGACCTCCGAGCAGTTCATGCGGGCACGTCAGGCCCTCACCCGGATGGGTCAGGTGAAGACAGGCGGGGACCGGCATTCGAAGGATGACCGGAGCCGCATCGACGACCCGTCGAACTGGGTGCTGGGCTGGACGAACGACACCAAGCGGAAGGTCCTGGAGTCCGCGGCTCGCTCAAGGGAGCTGGGAGTCCAAGCCGCCTCTGCCCGGTGGGCGGCACTGGAGCAAGAGTGTGCGCGATTGCAGCTGCGGACGGAGCAGCTGGGACAGCTCGGGGTCTTCGAGAACTTCAGTGAGCTCGACTGGCGTCTGGTGGCGGGTGACATCCATCGGCGCGAGGAGCGGCTCAAGGCGCTCCAGGCGGAGTCCGATATCCTCCAGGGGCTCTCGCGGCAGCTCGACGCGGTCGAGAAGGACGTGGCCACGGTGGAGACGACCCTGAAGGCCGTGGAGAAGGAGCAGACGCGAAACGAGGAGCGAGAAGCGACGACACGAAAGCTCCTCCTGGCCTGCCAGCGGACCGTGAGCGAATGCCCCGACACGCTCCGGTCTTCCTTCCCGCGAGTCGCCCGGTTCAGTGAAGAGGTGCTCGCCGGGGCGGCCCTCGAAGCGGACACGTGCGACGAGCGCGAGCGGCAGGTGCGAGACCGTCTCCAGGCGCGAATCGACGGGGATGGGCGCAAGCTGGAGCGGGTGCGGGACTCCCTGCTCGCGGCGATGCACGCCTACCGCACCGCGTTCCCCTTGGAGTCCCAGGAGCTGGGCGCGGGCCTGGAGGGTGCACCGGAGTATGTGACGCTCCTGGCCTCTCTGCGCGCGGACGACCTGCCGCGCTTCGAGGCGCGCTTCAAGAGCCTGTTGAACGAGAACACCATCCGCGAGGTGGCGAACTTCCAGGCGCAGCTCCACCGCGAGCGCCACGACATCCATGAGCGCGTGGAGACCATCAATCGCTCCCTGCGGGCCATCGACTACAACCCGGACCGCTACATCGTCCTGGAGCTGGTGCCCACGGTGGACCTCGACATCCGTGCGTTCCAGCAGGACCTGCGCGCCTGCACCGAAGGCTCGCTCACCGGCGCTGAAGACGACGCCTACTCCGAGCAGAAGTTCCTGGAGGTGAAGCGCATCATCGAGCGCTTCCAGGGCCGCGAAGGGCAGGGGGAGCTGGACGCGAAGTGGACGCAGCGGGTGACGGACGTGCGCAACTGGTTCAGCTTCTCCGCGTCGGAGCGTTGGCGCGCGGACGACCAGGAGCACGAGCACTACGCGGACTCGGGCGGCAAGTCGGGAGGTCAGAAGGAGAAGCTCGCATACACGGTGCTGGCGGCGAGCCTCGCGTACCAGTTCGGCTTGCAGTGGGGAGAGACGCGCTCGCGCTCGTTCCGCTTCGTCGTGATTGACGAGGCGTTCGGCCGAGGCTCCGACGAGTCGGCCACGTACGGCCTGGAGCTCTTCCGCCGCCTGGACCTGCAGCTGCTCATCGTGACCCCGCTGCAGAAGATTCGAGTCATCGAGCCGTACGTGGCCAGCGTGGGCTACGTCCACAACGAGGAAGGTCGCTGCTCGCGGGTGCGCAACCTCACCCTCGAGGAGTACCAGACGGAGCGCGCGGCTCGGAGCGCCTGA
- a CDS encoding DUF4194 domain-containing protein: protein MSHVAEAPDALSLVVVSLLKGVVYREENPSLWQSLLKLHARVSDHVSVLGLGLALDEPEGYAFLRQRAEGEGAGELPRLVARRPLGYGSSLLLALLRKRLADADAAAGGTRLVMRRHELQDLVRLFLPEGTNEVRWGERVNQDIERAVGLGFLKPLAEEDTFEVRRILKAFVTAHCLEGLEQRLAAYRAQLIEEQGGRE from the coding sequence ATGTCTCATGTCGCCGAAGCCCCGGATGCCCTGTCGCTGGTGGTCGTCTCGCTCCTGAAGGGCGTGGTCTACCGGGAGGAGAACCCGTCGCTCTGGCAATCCCTGCTCAAGCTGCATGCACGGGTCAGTGACCACGTGTCCGTGCTGGGATTGGGATTGGCTTTGGATGAGCCGGAGGGCTACGCCTTTCTCCGCCAGCGGGCGGAGGGAGAAGGAGCCGGGGAGCTGCCTCGGCTCGTCGCTCGGAGGCCGCTGGGCTATGGCTCGAGCCTGCTGCTCGCGCTCCTGCGCAAGCGCCTGGCGGACGCGGATGCCGCGGCGGGAGGAACGCGTCTGGTGATGCGCCGCCATGAGCTTCAAGACCTGGTGCGGCTGTTCCTCCCGGAGGGCACGAACGAGGTGCGCTGGGGGGAGCGCGTGAATCAAGACATCGAGCGAGCGGTGGGCCTGGGGTTCCTCAAGCCCCTGGCCGAGGAGGACACCTTCGAGGTCCGCCGCATCCTCAAGGCCTTTGTCACCGCCCACTGCCTGGAAGGGCTGGAGCAGCGGCTCGCGGCCTATCGCGCACAACTCATCGAGGAACAAGGAGGTCGGGAATGA
- a CDS encoding DUF3375 domain-containing protein, translating into MDFATLETLRLKHPAWRLLVAGNASLIASFLHPVFVASNARAIPRRELVLRLEDHLHALREQRGETAFPRAAHVYLDEWAADSAGWLRKFYPPDTDEPHFDLTPAAERALRWLSQLTEQPFVGTESRLLTVFHLLQEMTEGTEPDPGARLAELERRKAEVEAEMARVRAGHLDLLEESALKDRFQQMSDTARGLLSDFRALEDSFHALDRRVRERIATWEGTRGALLETVLGERDAISGSDQGRSFRAFWDFLMSPERKDILTKNLERILAHPAIQSLQPDPRLLRIHFDWLEAGEHTQRTVARLSGQLRRFLDDRVWWENRRILQVLRGIEKHALALRASPPEGPFMELDDLAPTLDLPLERPLYAPPSRARMVDEEVMDATEDVPSDALFNLAYIDKTRLRSNVRQALLDREQVSLADLVRSHPLEHGLAELVVYLSLASEDRKASVDESRTQELFWTDARGLPRRATLPLVLFLR; encoded by the coding sequence ATGGACTTCGCGACGCTGGAGACCTTGCGGCTGAAACACCCCGCCTGGCGGCTGTTGGTCGCGGGCAATGCCTCGCTCATCGCGAGCTTCCTGCACCCGGTATTCGTGGCATCGAATGCCCGCGCCATCCCGCGGCGGGAGCTGGTGTTGCGTCTGGAGGACCACCTCCACGCCCTCCGCGAGCAGCGAGGGGAGACGGCCTTTCCCCGAGCCGCCCACGTCTATCTCGACGAGTGGGCCGCCGACAGCGCGGGGTGGCTGCGCAAGTTCTATCCCCCCGACACCGATGAGCCACACTTCGACCTGACCCCCGCGGCGGAGCGGGCCCTCCGGTGGCTGAGTCAGCTCACCGAGCAACCCTTCGTGGGCACCGAGTCCCGATTGCTCACCGTGTTTCATCTCCTCCAGGAGATGACGGAGGGAACGGAGCCGGACCCAGGCGCGAGGCTCGCGGAGCTGGAGCGGCGCAAGGCGGAGGTGGAGGCGGAGATGGCTCGGGTGCGCGCGGGCCACCTGGACCTCCTGGAGGAGTCCGCGCTCAAGGACCGCTTCCAGCAGATGTCCGACACCGCGCGCGGATTGCTGTCCGACTTCCGAGCCCTGGAGGACAGCTTCCATGCGCTGGACCGCCGGGTGCGCGAGCGCATCGCCACGTGGGAAGGCACGCGGGGGGCGCTGCTGGAGACCGTGCTGGGAGAGCGAGACGCCATCAGCGGCTCGGACCAGGGGCGCAGCTTCCGAGCCTTCTGGGACTTCCTCATGTCCCCCGAGCGCAAGGACATCCTCACGAAGAACCTGGAGCGCATCCTCGCGCACCCGGCGATTCAGTCGCTGCAGCCCGACCCGCGACTCTTGCGCATCCACTTCGACTGGCTGGAGGCGGGCGAGCACACCCAGCGCACCGTGGCGAGGCTCTCCGGCCAGCTCCGCCGCTTCCTGGATGACCGCGTGTGGTGGGAGAACCGCCGCATCCTCCAGGTCCTGCGAGGCATCGAGAAGCACGCCCTCGCCCTGCGAGCGAGCCCGCCGGAAGGGCCCTTCATGGAGCTGGACGACCTGGCGCCCACGCTGGACCTCCCGCTGGAGCGCCCGCTGTACGCTCCGCCGTCGCGCGCACGGATGGTGGACGAAGAGGTGATGGATGCGACGGAGGACGTGCCCTCGGACGCGCTCTTCAACCTCGCGTACATCGACAAGACACGGCTGCGCTCGAACGTCCGTCAGGCGCTCCTGGACCGTGAGCAGGTCTCACTCGCGGACCTGGTCCGCAGCCATCCCCTCGAGCACGGCCTCGCCGAGCTCGTTGTCTACCTGAGCCTTGCATCGGAGGACCGCAAGGCCTCTGTCGACGAATCGCGGACGCAGGAACTCTTCTGGACCGATGCGCGAGGGCTCCCTCGCCGCGCGACCCTTCCCCTGGTGCTCTTTCTCCGATGA
- a CDS encoding DUF3892 domain-containing protein: MLRYITAVHLEGGLGLEHIAEYKWDEPRTRKKGSSAPSAMVEWVRSQGNNAYVRAKTGDVRVAVVNANPPYLRTEPDALKQDNLLALPRF, translated from the coding sequence ATGCTGCGCTACATCACGGCGGTTCACCTGGAGGGTGGTCTCGGGCTGGAGCACATCGCGGAGTACAAGTGGGACGAGCCGCGGACGCGCAAGAAGGGCAGCAGTGCTCCTTCCGCGATGGTGGAGTGGGTCCGGTCGCAGGGGAACAACGCCTACGTCCGCGCGAAGACAGGGGACGTCCGGGTCGCCGTCGTGAATGCGAATCCGCCCTACCTCCGGACCGAACCCGATGCGTTGAAGCAGGACAACCTGCTCGCGCTGCCCCGGTTCTGA
- a CDS encoding iron-containing redox enzyme family protein encodes MQTQKRDVSRTDWVVALEREVAVLEEVLDASTSARRLFEGRIDSEGYARFLAQTYHYVRWTTPLLEIAGTRMRQSGLHPALAELLVSKSAEERGHERWLLADLRNLGWPVERVEATPLCGAVKAYVAWNQFTTQEGVPTAFLGTAYVLESLAVRRAGSTVDRLISAERIPNIHEAVTFLRGHGDVDGDHVGALAEVLRSLDDPEEQEVLIHSARTTRLLYPGLFLER; translated from the coding sequence GTGCAGACCCAGAAGAGGGACGTTTCGAGGACGGACTGGGTGGTGGCGCTGGAGCGCGAGGTCGCAGTGCTCGAAGAGGTGCTGGACGCGAGCACCTCGGCTCGGCGCCTCTTCGAGGGACGGATTGACTCGGAAGGGTATGCCCGCTTCCTCGCGCAGACGTATCACTACGTGCGCTGGACCACGCCACTGCTGGAGATCGCGGGGACGCGGATGCGGCAGTCCGGCCTGCATCCGGCACTGGCGGAGCTGCTCGTGAGCAAGTCCGCGGAGGAGCGGGGGCACGAGCGATGGTTGCTCGCGGACCTCCGGAACCTCGGGTGGCCCGTCGAGCGAGTCGAGGCCACGCCGCTCTGTGGCGCCGTGAAGGCCTATGTCGCGTGGAACCAATTCACGACGCAAGAAGGAGTGCCGACGGCATTCCTCGGCACGGCCTATGTGTTGGAGTCGCTGGCCGTGCGACGAGCAGGGAGCACGGTGGATCGCCTCATCTCCGCGGAGAGGATTCCCAACATCCACGAGGCGGTGACGTTCCTGCGAGGCCACGGCGACGTGGATGGAGACCACGTCGGGGCGCTCGCGGAGGTGCTTCGCTCGCTGGACGACCCGGAGGAACAGGAGGTGCTCATCCACTCCGCGCGGACCACCCGCCTGCTGTATCCCGGACTCTTCCTCGAGCGATAG
- a CDS encoding RNA polymerase sigma factor: protein MSSQRGVGMRYPTRAEQEALHARVLKGRADPTAPDDVHRAFNDKIISVLRDKLRCSQDEAIDSTVDAVITYLKEPKSFDARIGPLSTYLTHIAKQRARDRLRTRTKMEIREQKYAADFALGGPAPNGDPEATVEAHRFAARLGPWGFTPKEQKFLWLSFTGESSTERLAEALDLAPMSKEERQREVKRHQDRLKKRLARYGREAVDVIP, encoded by the coding sequence ATGAGCTCTCAGCGAGGTGTGGGGATGCGCTATCCAACAAGGGCGGAGCAAGAGGCACTTCACGCGAGGGTCCTCAAAGGCCGTGCCGACCCGACGGCTCCCGATGATGTCCACCGTGCATTCAACGACAAAATCATCAGTGTCTTGCGCGACAAGCTCCGTTGCAGCCAGGACGAAGCCATCGACTCCACCGTCGACGCGGTCATCACCTATCTGAAGGAGCCCAAGAGCTTCGACGCCCGTATCGGCCCTTTGTCCACCTACTTGACGCACATCGCCAAGCAAAGGGCGCGGGACCGGTTGAGAACACGAACGAAAATGGAGATTCGCGAGCAGAAATACGCGGCGGATTTCGCACTCGGGGGCCCGGCTCCGAATGGGGATCCGGAGGCCACGGTGGAAGCACATCGGTTCGCAGCACGACTGGGGCCATGGGGATTCACCCCGAAGGAGCAGAAATTCCTCTGGCTCTCATTCACAGGCGAGAGCTCCACGGAGCGCCTCGCAGAGGCCCTCGACCTCGCCCCCATGTCCAAGGAGGAACGCCAGCGAGAAGTCAAACGCCACCAGGACCGCCTGAAAAAACGCCTTGCGCGTTACGGAAGGGAGGCAGTCGATGTCATCCCCTGA
- a CDS encoding ImmA/IrrE family metallo-endopeptidase yields the protein MLTTDGVRDWLGWRDFEYHEDEAPRRLHGCMVANAGGAVLLMDSEDSLEEQRFTLAHEVAHFVLDHLVPRDWALRMFGESIRPVLDGLRDPTPHELISSHFSRVPIGVQVKLMDRNQTGTIQSAKVLQAERRADRLAFEFLAPAALAMETLSQHSEDDGVEALATRFGLTRRAAHEYARMLVRPRRPERFSLVRMLGTDGRGQ from the coding sequence ATGCTGACCACTGACGGTGTCAGGGATTGGCTGGGCTGGCGAGACTTCGAGTACCACGAGGACGAAGCCCCTCGGCGGCTTCACGGCTGCATGGTCGCGAACGCCGGCGGCGCGGTCCTCCTCATGGACAGCGAGGACTCGCTCGAGGAGCAGCGCTTCACCCTGGCGCATGAGGTGGCCCACTTCGTCCTGGACCACCTCGTGCCGCGCGATTGGGCCTTGAGAATGTTCGGAGAGTCCATCCGGCCCGTGCTGGATGGACTCCGCGACCCGACGCCCCACGAGCTCATCTCGTCCCACTTCAGCCGTGTTCCCATCGGCGTGCAGGTCAAGCTCATGGACCGGAACCAGACTGGGACCATCCAGTCCGCCAAGGTGCTCCAGGCCGAACGTCGCGCGGACCGGCTGGCGTTCGAGTTCCTGGCCCCCGCCGCACTGGCGATGGAGACGCTGAGCCAGCACTCCGAAGACGACGGAGTGGAAGCGCTCGCCACCCGCTTCGGGCTCACGCGGCGCGCGGCGCACGAGTACGCCCGGATGTTGGTCCGTCCTCGGCGTCCGGAGCGCTTCTCGCTCGTACGGATGCTGGGAACGGATGGGAGGGGACAATGA
- a CDS encoding ATP-binding protein, with protein MSENGNGNGNGKPPRYPETQAPWEASSQRSASAPASRPLNGVSNPQGYSPTRGRTATLEEPPRQATAPENPGLTSRQPARPPPASPRTNEVLQRAPSTPAARLTATPAPVNTRPPDSNRRESPLLDPPSSRPAGPRANEPSPDPRQQPARARIIEALQRDASTTPPPAEARSNPTPPRPHDPPQRAPQPPATRPESRPPPTSARSNEVARQEPPSAEAPTPTAESRDNPVVRPTPPEALEELESLQLTVKPSSPEEEELMKAVAFTHFDTSSSEDNLITLLITREDLPQLASQTLVRIKSREDQRSYLGVVVRGPFAEPNAVPAGSTMAIGVVTQGKRMTYTFDYHGRAEVELLGEETGGGVLEPPRFRPRPQSPVFKLDDEESARVLGVGGELSMGMVVGYNKMEARIHPRDKAVLPRHTGIIGTTGGGKSTTVATLIHRAQTQGIATIIFDVEGEYTHVDRPTEHPAMLEALRRRGQRAEGVKDLHIHHLTGRSSLNPRHRNLRPFSLAFSSLSPYALAEILEMSDAQQERFLKAYDVTKMLLEDFNIFPTTPEEHRAALDVDELSTGYPRMTIQHVLDVVSAYLYSLSDEGRTETRSRSRSSRRDAEEAAPSEEPVPRGPTLYSEFRANPGRVMARVMAQTSRNEISWRALASKLHRLRRLNIFDVGNTPKVDYEAMLTPGRVSVIDLSDTDSPQLNNLVIADILRGLQETQEARYTRASARGQDVTPVLIVIEEAHEFLSASRISQMPVLFEQVARIAKRGRKRWLGLVFVTQLPQHLPQEVLGLLNNFIVHKITDSSVIARMQRAVGGIDESLWNRVSRLAPGQALVSFTQFTRPLMVAVDPAPVKRMLVE; from the coding sequence ATGTCAGAAAACGGCAATGGCAACGGCAACGGCAAACCGCCCAGGTACCCGGAAACCCAAGCCCCGTGGGAGGCTTCCTCCCAGCGCTCGGCCTCGGCACCCGCGTCCCGGCCGCTCAACGGCGTGAGCAACCCGCAGGGATACAGCCCCACGCGAGGCCGGACCGCGACGCTCGAGGAGCCCCCTCGCCAGGCCACCGCACCCGAGAACCCGGGCCTGACCTCGCGCCAGCCCGCCCGTCCTCCTCCCGCCAGTCCGCGCACCAATGAAGTGCTCCAGCGAGCCCCTTCAACTCCCGCGGCTCGCCTCACGGCCACCCCCGCTCCCGTCAACACACGCCCCCCCGACTCGAACCGTCGCGAGTCTCCGCTCCTCGACCCGCCCTCGTCTCGACCCGCGGGTCCTCGCGCCAACGAGCCGAGCCCGGACCCACGGCAGCAGCCCGCGCGCGCCCGCATCATCGAAGCGCTCCAGCGAGACGCCTCCACCACGCCCCCTCCAGCCGAGGCCCGGTCGAACCCCACGCCCCCGCGCCCCCATGACCCACCCCAGCGGGCGCCACAGCCTCCCGCGACCCGCCCGGAGTCCCGGCCCCCGCCCACGAGCGCACGCTCCAACGAGGTGGCCCGACAGGAGCCTCCCTCCGCCGAGGCCCCCACTCCGACCGCCGAGTCCCGCGACAACCCGGTCGTGCGTCCCACGCCGCCGGAGGCACTGGAGGAGTTGGAGTCCCTGCAGCTCACCGTGAAGCCCTCCTCGCCCGAGGAAGAGGAGCTGATGAAGGCCGTGGCCTTCACGCACTTCGACACCTCCTCCAGCGAGGACAACCTCATCACCCTCCTCATCACCCGCGAGGACCTGCCACAGCTGGCCTCGCAGACACTCGTGCGCATCAAGTCGCGCGAGGACCAGCGCAGCTACCTGGGCGTCGTCGTCAGAGGCCCCTTCGCCGAACCCAACGCCGTCCCCGCGGGCTCCACCATGGCCATCGGCGTGGTGACGCAGGGCAAGCGGATGACCTACACGTTCGACTACCACGGGCGCGCGGAGGTGGAGTTGCTCGGCGAGGAGACGGGGGGCGGCGTGCTGGAGCCGCCTCGCTTCCGCCCCCGCCCCCAGAGTCCCGTGTTCAAGCTCGATGACGAGGAGAGTGCCCGAGTGCTCGGTGTCGGCGGCGAGCTGAGCATGGGCATGGTGGTCGGCTACAACAAGATGGAGGCCCGCATCCATCCACGCGACAAGGCCGTGCTGCCCCGCCACACCGGCATCATCGGCACCACGGGTGGCGGCAAGTCGACCACCGTCGCGACGCTCATCCACCGCGCGCAGACGCAAGGCATCGCCACCATCATCTTCGACGTGGAGGGCGAGTACACCCACGTGGACCGCCCCACCGAGCACCCCGCCATGCTGGAGGCCCTCCGACGTCGCGGCCAACGGGCCGAGGGCGTCAAGGACCTCCACATCCACCACCTCACGGGCCGCTCCAGCCTCAACCCTCGCCACCGCAACCTGCGCCCCTTCTCCCTCGCCTTCTCCAGCCTGTCTCCCTACGCGCTCGCCGAGATCCTCGAGATGTCCGACGCGCAGCAGGAGCGCTTCCTCAAGGCCTACGACGTCACGAAGATGCTGCTCGAGGACTTCAACATCTTCCCGACCACGCCCGAGGAGCACCGCGCGGCGCTCGACGTCGACGAGCTCTCCACCGGCTACCCTCGGATGACCATCCAGCACGTGCTGGACGTCGTGAGCGCCTATCTCTACAGCCTCAGCGATGAAGGCCGCACGGAGACCCGGAGTCGCTCCCGCAGCTCCCGCAGGGACGCCGAAGAGGCCGCCCCCAGCGAGGAGCCAGTGCCTCGAGGGCCCACCCTCTACAGCGAGTTCCGCGCCAACCCGGGGCGCGTCATGGCGCGCGTGATGGCGCAGACGAGCCGGAATGAAATCAGCTGGAGGGCGCTGGCCAGCAAGCTCCACCGCCTGCGCCGGCTCAACATCTTCGACGTCGGCAACACGCCGAAGGTCGACTACGAGGCGATGCTCACGCCGGGCCGCGTCTCCGTCATCGACCTGTCCGACACCGACTCGCCGCAGCTCAACAACCTGGTCATCGCGGACATCCTCCGCGGCCTCCAGGAGACCCAGGAGGCCCGCTACACCCGCGCCAGCGCCAGGGGCCAGGACGTCACGCCCGTCCTCATCGTCATCGAGGAGGCCCACGAGTTCCTCTCCGCCAGCCGCATCTCCCAGATGCCCGTGCTGTTCGAGCAGGTGGCGCGCATCGCCAAGCGAGGCCGCAAGCGGTGGTTAGGGCTCGTGTTCGTCACGCAGCTCCCGCAGCATCTCCCTCAAGAGGTCCTGGGGCTGCTCAACAACTTCATCGTCCACAAAATCACCGACAGCTCCGTCATCGCCCGCATGCAGCGCGCGGTGGGTGGCATCGATGAGAGCCTCTGGAATCGCGTGTCGCGGCTCGCGCCAGGTCAGGCGCTGGTCTCCTTCACCCAGTTCACCCGCCCGCTCATGGTGGCCGTGGACCCCGCGCCGGTGAAGCGCATGCTCGTGGAGTGA